The Cyanobacteria bacterium GSL.Bin1 region GATGAGATTAATCATTTACAAAGTAATAGCAGTAATATAAATAACTTGATTGACACTGACATAGATAATATTTCTTCAGTGACAAAACAATCTGAAATTCCAGAGCTACCTAGAAACGTTTATAAAATATTTAAAGAAGCATGGAAGGAACTTTTTGGAGACTCTCCTGAAAGAGTTTCCAATCATATTGCTCCTCCTTCGTCCCAAAGTTTAAAGAATTGGTGGAAAAATTGGTATAATCCTAGCTATTGGGAAAATCTTAAGCATTTTGAATACCCTTTGAATGAACACGGAGATTTTATATTATCAGATTTTAATTCTTTTAATGACCAAGACTTATTAATACAAGAATTTTTTAATAAATCTCAAGATATTGATCAAGATATATGGCTAGACACTGAATATCCATGTTTTATTTACTTTCTTAGCAGATTTCTATTTAATGGTAAAATCCTAGATTTTAATGAAATTGATCCTTTTTCCCTAGAATCAGTTGAAATGGATAATAGGGATAATTTACCGGAAGAATCAGGAATTTACTTTGTTAGAGACAAAGAAAATTTGTATTATATTGGCATGACCAAAAATTTACAAGAAAGATGGTATGACCATCATCGACAGGATGATTTTGATAAAATTAATAATCTAAAAATTGCTTATCTAAAAGGAATACCGCAACACTATTTAAATAGTTTTGAAATAACTCTAATAGAATACTTTGAACCTCAACTTAATATAAAAAATAATCCTCTTTTAAAAAAATAGGTAAAAATTTTCGTGTAATGGTTCAGATTACACTGTTTTGGGCAAGTTGATAATGGCGTTTGATGGGATTGATACACCAGAAACAAATCCAGCAGGGGGAATTGAGTCTAGAGACTATTTACGATCGCGCTTGTCGGATAACGCAACTGTTCGTCTTAATCCCATTGAAAAAAACCGCTATGGTCGGACAGTAGCAGAAATTTTTCTAGGGGAAAGTTTCATCAATGCTGAGTTAGTTAGGGAAGGTCATGCTTGGCATTACCAGCGTTACAGCGGGAATTGTCCGAATCGGCGCGAGATCGCGCTCTGGCAACTAGCTTTGCTAGAGCGCGCCCTTAAAACTCGAAGGCTTGATCCTCCAATCGCTGAATTTCTTCTAATTCCGATTCAGACGCATTAGCTTTAGCGCCATTAATGATAGTTTGAACAATCCCTTTAGTAGCAGGATGATTAGAATGTTTTTCCATCAACGCGATCGCGCTCTTAACCGATTCAATAGGGGTTAATTCCTCCTGATTGTTTTGATCCTCACTGTCAGCGCTCGCGCTCGTTTCTTCCGTTTGTTCTTGTTCATCATTGCCAGCAGTCAGAGTCAGTTGATTATTTGATTGTTGCCCGTTAATCGCTCGCTGTTCTTGAGCTTTCGCTTGATTCAGTTCCATTGATGCCTCTTTCGCTTTCTCAACTGGAATCTCAGCAGGCAGTTGCATCCAAGCTGGCGTAAAATATCTTTGCCCTTTCTGCTCCATTTCCTGCTTATCGTTGTATTCTCTGACCAATAACCGCTTGAAGTCTCGCCATAACTCAAGTGCAAGTTGCGGTTCAAATTTGAGCTTTTTAATTACGTGAGCTTTAGTGGCATAATCGCTCAAATCGGGGTGATACTTCAATCTTGGAACGCACCATTGCACAAATTCCGGATAAACATCACCGACTTGATAACCGAAATCAAGCAATTCCGTATCATCTGGCTTGATTTGCCACTCTCTTAACGCTGTTTCCTGCGGTTGCTCCGTTTGTTCTGTCTGCGGTGGGTTTTGACTTGATTGAGGTGGATTCAATTCACTTGAGGATAAATTGCACTCGCCGTTCTCTAACCATTGCTCATAGAGTTTTTGTGAGCTTGCCGAGCCTTGCCGTAAGTTATCGATGATTTTCTGGGCATAAGCCAGTGGATTATTAATGTTTGGATCATCAATTAATTGATTAACTAAATAATGATGAAAAATCGGAAGATTTGATTCTTTCCCGTCAGTTTCTGCTGATGGTTCAGCTTGAGTTTCCGGTTTGGCTTGAGTTTTATCAGTTTCTATTGATTCTATATTTTGCTGATTGGTTTTTCCATCAGATTTTTCAATGGAATCGGCTTCCATCTCAATCCCGTTTTCTATGGATGTTTTGTTTGTATATAGATCAGTTCCCCGTTTGGTGTCTTCGAGTTCACCGCCTGGTGAGTTGGAGTTCACCAGGTATTCTTGCAGTTTTTCCTCGTTAAGGGAATAAAAGTTCATTTGGTTGTACTGCTGCGATCGCAACTGTTCAATTAAAAGAACTTCTAGGTCTCGCAACCAATACACAATTTTTTGGAATTGACGCGCTGTCATCCACGGGAATTCGTGCTTTACCCATTGGCGATAGGTGTTGTAGATGTATCGTCTGCCTTGATATTCCACCCCATAACCGTGTTTAATCCAATAGCGCAAGCGGTTAATTAGGATCGCGGCATTAACACCGAAGATTGAGGCGATATTAGCGTCTAGGACTCTGAGACTGGTATTAGTACGGGGGGATTGTACACTAAGCTGGTTAGTTGCTAGCATAATAGTGGTGCTCTGTTTTTATTTGGGTCGTATCTTTTAAAAATAACACCGCTGTTCCCCAGCCTCACTATGAGGCGGCAGCATTTTCACAACCAAATAA contains the following coding sequences:
- a CDS encoding GIY-YIG nuclease family protein produces the protein MEKFEISINKELKEQMQKYDNNWSELCRKAIQDEINHLQSNSSNINNLIDTDIDNISSVTKQSEIPELPRNVYKIFKEAWKELFGDSPERVSNHIAPPSSQSLKNWWKNWYNPSYWENLKHFEYPLNEHGDFILSDFNSFNDQDLLIQEFFNKSQDIDQDIWLDTEYPCFIYFLSRFLFNGKILDFNEIDPFSLESVEMDNRDNLPEESGIYFVRDKENLYYIGMTKNLQERWYDHHRQDDFDKINNLKIAYLKGIPQHYLNSFEITLIEYFEPQLNIKNNPLLKK